The following coding sequences lie in one Halomonas sp. 'Soap Lake #6' genomic window:
- the queF gene encoding NADPH-dependent 7-cyano-7-deazaguanine reductase QueF (Catalyzes the NADPH-dependent reduction of 7-cyano-7-deazaguanine (preQ0) to 7-aminomethyl-7-deazaguanine (preQ1) in queuosine biosynthesis), with product MAYRPDTLENAPLGRDSAYPEHYDAGLLYPIPRAANRAPLGIEEGKLPFVGEDEWHAFEVSWLNGRGKPIVAVARFRLPAESPNLVESKSWKLYLNSFNQTRFADQEAVQSTLARDLADAAGAPVSVELLAVDDSELTPQSLPGECLDDLDIDVSNYTPSASFLVAGEEIVEESLYSHLLKSNCPVTGQPDWGSVLIRYKGPKIDREGLLRYLIGYRQHQDFHEHCVEHIFTDLMQQVKPEELLVLARYVRRGGLDISPWRATPGLTPPSPLRLARQ from the coding sequence ATGGCATACCGTCCAGATACCTTAGAAAATGCACCGCTGGGGCGTGACTCTGCTTACCCCGAGCATTATGACGCGGGGCTTTTGTACCCCATTCCCCGAGCCGCTAACCGTGCCCCACTGGGTATTGAAGAAGGCAAGCTGCCGTTTGTTGGTGAAGACGAGTGGCACGCGTTTGAAGTTTCCTGGTTAAACGGGCGGGGCAAGCCTATCGTGGCGGTTGCACGCTTTCGATTACCTGCTGAGTCGCCCAATCTGGTTGAGTCCAAATCCTGGAAGCTTTATCTCAACAGTTTTAACCAAACCCGCTTTGCTGACCAAGAAGCGGTGCAAAGTACGCTGGCTCGTGACCTGGCCGATGCGGCGGGGGCTCCGGTCAGCGTAGAGTTATTGGCGGTAGATGACAGTGAGCTTACTCCTCAGAGCTTGCCGGGAGAGTGTTTGGACGATCTGGATATAGACGTCAGTAATTACACGCCCAGTGCCAGCTTCCTAGTGGCAGGGGAAGAGATCGTTGAAGAGAGCTTATATTCTCACTTGCTTAAATCGAATTGCCCGGTCACTGGCCAGCCTGATTGGGGCAGCGTGTTGATTCGCTATAAGGGCCCTAAAATTGATCGCGAAGGGCTGCTGCGTTACTTAATTGGTTATCGTCAGCACCAGGATTTTCATGAGCACTGTGTCGAACACATCTTCACTGATCTCATGCAGCAGGTTAAGCCTGAAGAGCTTTTAGTGCTGGCTCGCTACGTACGCAGGGGGGGATTGGATATTAGCCCCTGGCGAGCAACTCCTGGGCTAACGCCCCCTAGTCCCTTGCGCCTAGCAAGGCAGTAA